In Phreatobacter stygius, a genomic segment contains:
- a CDS encoding AMP-binding protein — translation MAPAHVRSKPLDQDLHAVSELAAACKWSNAPDHALDQGGPLFRPYQRMGVDFADIPVVDHLKSVTTRHPDKLAISDGTDRLTYAALLQAVETLSRRIAAVVPDGQAIGIFLANSAWYPVAMLASMAAGRPAVPLNTRDPRSRIDEIAATARLSAVMCLGSADQAGWTQKIRWIDVAAGGMPAGRRTPAPPLSRSVSVEAPAIVLYTPGGTGHPQGIVNSQRSLLRRVQHYVDACHINAEDVFLPLAGLATIAGCREILAALLSGATLHLIEVEAVGLRAVRGRMRADRVTVTCLAPALLRPLLADAAVDAFRSLRLARIEGEAVSWTDIAPLRQAVSKACLIQIGYGSAAANAAQWFLPPDWPDHGPSVPAGRLLPGLSFAIVDEDGRPVRPDESGELLIRGPDVLLGHWDSGTVMAAESDPDDPALRIVATGDLARLDDQGLLRIVGRKGGQIQINGAVAAAPAGNRLAPRQDDTLPILFLLPGSVGYGPSFAAFAASMGKVARVAPVRYPGLQQILSGQNSLAAIATAAIGQIDRTQPSGSVRLLGHSLGGAVAFEVAARLLAAGRSVTFLGILDTSIVGEPRDYRETLIRTIHRIRTNRVTASRMVCRALAKVTVALGCEARLARILDRHPKGQFNATCFRIKLELQEVLRSRAFFAWLAGPKPMLPITATLFRCNRPGMPEALGWDRAFTRLDVVPIAGGHLDLIVEPHLATNRPLIEKAVAETYSPAETGKREKGS, via the coding sequence ATGGCTCCGGCGCATGTACGGTCAAAACCGCTGGATCAAGATCTGCACGCGGTTTCTGAGCTCGCCGCTGCTTGTAAATGGTCAAACGCCCCGGACCACGCGCTGGATCAAGGCGGCCCGTTGTTTCGCCCCTATCAGCGGATGGGCGTCGATTTTGCCGATATCCCCGTCGTCGATCACCTCAAGAGCGTCACCACGCGGCATCCCGACAAGCTCGCGATCAGTGACGGCACCGATCGGCTGACCTACGCCGCGCTTCTCCAGGCGGTCGAGACGCTGTCCCGCCGGATCGCCGCCGTCGTTCCCGATGGCCAGGCGATCGGGATCTTTCTGGCCAATTCGGCATGGTACCCCGTGGCGATGCTGGCGAGCATGGCGGCCGGGAGGCCTGCGGTCCCGCTCAACACGCGAGACCCCCGCTCTCGGATCGACGAGATCGCGGCCACGGCGCGACTCTCGGCCGTCATGTGCCTCGGCAGTGCCGACCAGGCGGGTTGGACGCAGAAGATCCGGTGGATCGACGTCGCCGCCGGCGGCATGCCGGCAGGCCGGCGGACGCCGGCACCACCCCTGTCCCGTTCGGTCTCGGTCGAGGCTCCGGCCATCGTCCTCTACACCCCGGGCGGCACCGGACACCCCCAGGGCATCGTCAACAGCCAGCGCAGCCTGTTGCGGCGGGTCCAGCACTATGTCGACGCCTGCCACATCAATGCCGAGGACGTTTTCCTTCCCCTGGCCGGCCTCGCCACGATCGCCGGTTGCCGGGAGATTCTCGCCGCCCTCTTGAGCGGCGCCACGCTGCATCTCATCGAGGTCGAAGCGGTCGGCTTGCGCGCCGTCCGCGGCCGAATGCGAGCCGATCGCGTCACGGTCACCTGTCTGGCGCCGGCGCTGCTTCGCCCGCTCCTGGCGGACGCCGCCGTCGATGCCTTCCGGTCGCTCAGGCTGGCCCGGATCGAGGGTGAGGCGGTGTCGTGGACCGATATCGCGCCGCTGCGCCAGGCCGTTTCGAAGGCCTGCCTGATCCAGATCGGCTACGGGTCGGCGGCGGCCAACGCTGCGCAATGGTTCTTGCCCCCCGACTGGCCGGATCACGGCCCGTCGGTGCCGGCCGGCAGGCTTCTGCCCGGCCTCAGCTTCGCGATCGTCGACGAAGACGGGCGCCCGGTGCGGCCTGACGAGAGCGGCGAGCTCTTGATCAGAGGCCCGGATGTCCTGCTCGGCCATTGGGACAGCGGGACCGTCATGGCCGCGGAATCGGATCCGGACGATCCAGCTCTCCGGATCGTCGCAACCGGCGATCTCGCCCGGCTCGATGACCAGGGCCTTCTGCGGATCGTCGGCCGCAAAGGGGGCCAGATCCAGATCAACGGCGCGGTCGCCGCCGCGCCGGCAGGCAATCGCCTCGCACCCAGGCAGGATGACACGCTTCCCATCCTGTTCCTGCTCCCGGGATCCGTTGGTTATGGCCCGAGCTTCGCGGCCTTCGCCGCCTCCATGGGCAAGGTTGCCCGGGTGGCGCCCGTCCGCTATCCCGGGCTCCAGCAGATCTTGAGCGGACAGAACTCGCTCGCCGCCATCGCCACGGCGGCAATCGGGCAAATCGACCGGACCCAGCCCTCCGGCTCCGTCCGGCTTCTCGGCCACTCGCTCGGCGGCGCGGTGGCTTTCGAGGTTGCCGCGCGGCTGCTGGCCGCCGGTCGGTCCGTGACCTTCCTGGGGATCCTCGACACCAGCATCGTGGGCGAGCCGCGGGACTATCGCGAGACCTTGATCCGCACAATCCACCGGATCCGGACCAATCGCGTCACCGCATCCCGGATGGTGTGCCGTGCGCTCGCAAAAGTCACGGTCGCGCTCGGCTGCGAGGCGCGCCTCGCCCGGATCCTCGATCGCCATCCCAAGGGGCAGTTCAACGCCACCTGCTTCAGGATCAAGCTGGAACTGCAGGAGGTCCTGCGGTCGCGGGCTTTCTTCGCCTGGCTGGCGGGACCGAAACCGATGCTGCCGATCACCGCCACCCTGTTCCGCTGCAACCGGCCGGGAATGCCCGAGGCGCTCGGCTGGGATCGTGCATTCACCCGCCTCGACGTGGTGCCGATCGCCGGTGGTCACCTCGACCTCATCGTCGAGCCGCATCTGGCAACCAACCGTCCGCTTATCGAGAAGGCCGTGGCCGAAACCTATTCGCCAGCCGAAACCGGCAAGCGGGAGAAAGGGTCATGA
- the nadE gene encoding NAD(+) synthase yields the protein MNLTLPSAAFQEFSKDVLRLDAPSEVERIAETMRKQVLGLFRRRGVVVGLSGGIDSSVVAALSARALGKDKVLGLFMPEHHSSADSLRLGRRIAAQLGIDTILEDITPALEGLGAYRRQIEAIRTVVPDYGEGWKCKLVLAPVLESNGINVTRLTVQSPEGETRTVRLPSGAYLQIVAATNYKQRVRKMTEYYHADRLHYAVAGTPNLLEYDQGFFVKQGDGIADLMPIAHLYKTQVYQLAEYLGIDEEIRRRPPTSDTFSMPQSQEEFYFALPYHLTDLCLYAVNHQISADEAAPVVGLTPAQVRSVFKDIDSKRRGTRYLHAPPLHVASALKD from the coding sequence ATGAACCTGACTTTGCCCAGCGCGGCGTTCCAGGAATTCAGCAAGGACGTCTTGCGGCTCGATGCCCCATCCGAGGTCGAGCGCATCGCCGAAACCATGCGCAAGCAGGTCCTCGGGCTGTTCCGCCGCCGTGGCGTGGTCGTCGGCCTGTCCGGCGGCATCGACAGTTCCGTCGTCGCCGCCTTGAGCGCGCGCGCGCTGGGCAAGGACAAGGTGCTGGGACTGTTCATGCCCGAGCACCATTCCTCCGCCGATTCCCTCCGGCTCGGCCGTCGTATCGCGGCCCAGCTCGGCATCGACACCATCCTGGAGGACATCACGCCGGCGCTGGAGGGCCTCGGCGCCTATCGCCGGCAGATCGAGGCGATCAGGACCGTCGTTCCCGACTATGGCGAAGGCTGGAAATGCAAACTGGTGCTCGCGCCGGTTCTCGAAAGCAACGGCATCAATGTGACCCGCCTGACGGTGCAGAGCCCCGAAGGCGAAACCCGCACCGTGCGGCTTCCGTCCGGCGCCTATCTGCAGATCGTCGCCGCGACCAACTACAAGCAGCGCGTGCGCAAGATGACTGAATATTATCATGCCGACCGCCTGCATTACGCGGTCGCCGGCACGCCCAATCTCCTGGAATACGACCAGGGATTCTTCGTCAAGCAGGGCGACGGAATCGCCGACCTGATGCCGATCGCGCATCTCTACAAGACCCAGGTCTACCAGCTCGCGGAATATCTCGGGATCGACGAGGAGATCCGGCGGCGGCCGCCGACCTCGGATACGTTCTCCATGCCGCAGAGCCAGGAGGAGTTCTACTTCGCCCTGCCCTATCACCTCACCGACCTGTGCCTCTACGCGGTGAACCACCAGATCTCCGCCGACGAGGCCGCGCCGGTCGTCGGCCTCACCCCGGCCCAGGTCCGCAGCGTCTTCAAGGACATCGACAGCAAGCGCCGCGGCACGCGCTATCTGCACGCGCCGCCCCTGCACGTCGCTTCAGCACTGAAGGACTGA
- the asnB gene encoding asparagine synthase (glutamine-hydrolyzing): protein MCGIAGIVTTGAAGAAPSREALLRMAGALAHRGPDERGLYRDERAGLAHARLSIIDLANGQQPLADTGDTTWIVFNGEIFNYVELREKLVALGHRFRTRSDTEVIVHAYRAWGPAAFERMNGQWAVAIWDKVAGRLVLSRDRTGICPLHLCEHRGRLYFASEVKAIFAADASIPRAFDPAGIDQTFTLWTVVPPQGVFQGITELPPGHVRIHENGSHREWAFWKPRYPEMSGPQDGQFAGSRDDAVEAVRSALEAATALRMVRSDVPVGSYLSGGLDSSLVAALGSRLAGERFQTFSLRFADGEYDETHFQRLMVRATGSEHHEMVVSRRDIAEVFPQVIHHTERPILRTAPAPLFLLSKLVRSRGVKVVLTGEGADEMFAGYDLFREGKVRRFWGRQPASTFRARLLERLYPYLTRSPVQQQAMARQFFGRDIQAYRAPGFAHDTRWRTTSAIKRLFSADMRAEAARRDAVAELIARLPPEFSRWSFLAQDQHLEIQTLLSGYLLSSQGDRMLMAHSVEGRFPFLDEDVMALANSLPAAYKLRVLDEKHVLKRVAEPIVPAEIVTRKKQPFRAPNALCFVASDAPAYVADALSETALRRANVFDPPSVARLLSKCKAQAEAGDGDLSNSDNMALVGVLSTQLLHHEFIAGLPAPARSVELRVDVDHEHRSEVLI from the coding sequence ATGTGTGGCATCGCGGGGATCGTCACGACAGGTGCGGCCGGAGCGGCCCCTTCGCGCGAGGCGCTGCTGCGCATGGCCGGGGCGCTGGCGCATCGCGGCCCGGACGAGCGGGGCCTGTACCGCGACGAGCGTGCCGGCCTTGCCCATGCCCGCCTGTCGATCATCGATCTGGCCAATGGCCAGCAGCCTCTGGCCGACACCGGCGACACGACCTGGATCGTGTTCAACGGCGAGATCTTCAATTACGTCGAACTGCGCGAAAAGCTGGTCGCGCTCGGCCACCGGTTCCGCACCCGCAGCGACACGGAAGTCATCGTCCACGCCTATCGCGCCTGGGGCCCGGCCGCCTTCGAGCGCATGAACGGGCAATGGGCCGTGGCGATCTGGGACAAGGTCGCCGGCCGTCTCGTCTTGTCGCGCGACCGGACCGGCATCTGCCCGCTGCATCTCTGCGAACACCGGGGCCGCCTTTACTTCGCCAGCGAAGTGAAGGCCATTTTCGCCGCCGACGCGTCGATCCCCCGGGCCTTCGATCCCGCCGGCATCGATCAGACCTTCACGCTCTGGACGGTCGTGCCGCCGCAGGGCGTGTTTCAGGGGATCACCGAGCTCCCGCCCGGGCATGTCCGCATTCATGAAAACGGCAGCCACCGCGAATGGGCCTTCTGGAAACCGCGCTATCCCGAGATGTCGGGCCCGCAGGACGGTCAGTTCGCCGGCTCGCGCGACGACGCGGTGGAGGCGGTGCGCAGCGCACTCGAAGCCGCGACCGCGCTCCGCATGGTGCGCTCCGACGTGCCGGTCGGCAGCTATCTGTCCGGTGGGCTCGACAGCTCGCTCGTCGCGGCGCTCGGCAGCCGCCTCGCCGGCGAGCGCTTCCAGACCTTCTCGCTGCGCTTTGCCGACGGCGAATATGACGAGACCCATTTCCAGCGCCTGATGGTCCGCGCGACCGGCAGCGAGCACCATGAAATGGTGGTGTCGCGCCGGGACATCGCCGAGGTCTTCCCTCAGGTGATCCACCACACCGAGCGGCCGATCCTCAGGACCGCTCCGGCGCCACTGTTCCTCTTGTCGAAACTGGTGCGCTCCCGCGGCGTCAAGGTCGTGCTGACCGGCGAAGGCGCCGACGAAATGTTCGCCGGCTACGACCTGTTCCGCGAAGGCAAGGTCCGCCGCTTCTGGGGTCGCCAGCCCGCCTCGACGTTCCGGGCGCGGCTGCTGGAGCGGCTCTACCCCTATCTCACCCGCTCGCCGGTGCAGCAGCAGGCCATGGCGCGCCAGTTCTTCGGCCGGGATATCCAGGCCTACCGGGCGCCGGGCTTTGCCCATGACACGCGCTGGCGCACCACCAGCGCCATCAAGCGGCTGTTCTCCGCCGACATGCGGGCCGAGGCGGCGCGCCGGGACGCGGTGGCCGAACTGATCGCCCGGCTGCCCCCGGAATTTTCGCGCTGGAGCTTTCTGGCGCAGGACCAGCATCTGGAGATCCAGACGCTGCTGTCGGGCTACCTGTTGTCCTCGCAGGGCGACCGGATGCTGATGGCTCACTCGGTCGAAGGGCGCTTCCCGTTCCTGGACGAGGACGTCATGGCGCTCGCAAATTCGCTGCCGGCCGCCTACAAGCTGCGCGTGCTCGACGAAAAGCACGTGCTGAAGCGCGTCGCCGAACCGATCGTGCCGGCGGAGATCGTGACCCGCAAGAAGCAGCCGTTCCGGGCGCCCAACGCCTTGTGCTTCGTCGCCTCCGATGCGCCGGCCTATGTCGCCGACGCGCTTTCGGAAACCGCGCTGCGCCGGGCCAATGTCTTCGACCCGCCATCGGTCGCCCGGCTCCTGAGCAAGTGCAAGGCGCAGGCCGAGGCCGGCGACGGCGACCTCTCCAATTCCGACAACATGGCGCTGGTCGGCGTGCTGTCGACCCAGCTCCTGCACCACGAGTTCATCGCGGGCCTTCCCGCGCCGGCGCGCAGTGTCGAATTGCGCGTCGATGTCGATCACGAGCACCGGTCCGAGGTCCTCATCTGA
- a CDS encoding class I adenylate-forming enzyme family protein produces MHDAIPLLHDYLIHAASKLGGKVALVCGQQRVSYRELEARSNAIARHLAGAGVARGDRVMIFADNTVETVVSFWAVLKANAVACIVNPLTKSDKLGYLIDDCRPAALITDSHLHAIFAEPVRGRPFLRRVIVSGPIGDAELSGLPDAVRWDTAVEADRGAAPARLCIDIDLAAIIYTSGSTGDPKGVMLTHRNMLAASTSIASYLALREDEVILNVLPLAFDYGLYQMIMAFRAGARLVLERSFAFPPQVLTLIASEKVTGFPGVPTIFAALSRLSSLGDHDLSSIRYVTNTAAALPLKHIRLLQELFPRARVYSMYGLTECKRCTYLPPEDLDRKPLSVGIAIPNTEMWIVDENDQRVGPEVVGQLVIRGATVMRGYWGKPEATARKLRPGPLPGELVLYTGDYCRMDAEGYLYFVGRGDEIIKSRGEKVAPKEVENALMDIPGVTEAAVIGVPDDLLGQAVKAFVVIEQGRTIGEKQIQKECQRRLESFMVPKYVVIAASLPRTDTGKLSKKTLS; encoded by the coding sequence ATGCACGACGCCATACCGCTCCTGCACGATTACCTCATCCACGCCGCCTCCAAGCTCGGCGGCAAGGTGGCCCTTGTCTGCGGCCAGCAGCGTGTCAGCTATCGTGAGCTCGAGGCGCGCTCCAACGCGATCGCGCGGCACCTGGCCGGAGCCGGCGTCGCCCGCGGCGACCGGGTGATGATCTTCGCCGACAACACGGTCGAGACAGTGGTGAGCTTCTGGGCGGTGCTCAAGGCCAATGCCGTGGCCTGCATCGTCAATCCGCTCACCAAGAGCGACAAGCTCGGCTATCTCATCGACGATTGCCGGCCAGCCGCGCTCATCACCGACAGCCATCTGCACGCGATATTCGCGGAGCCGGTGCGCGGCCGCCCGTTCTTGCGCCGGGTGATCGTCTCCGGGCCGATCGGCGACGCAGAGCTCTCAGGCCTGCCCGATGCGGTGCGCTGGGACACCGCGGTCGAGGCCGACCGCGGCGCGGCACCGGCACGCCTCTGCATCGACATCGACCTCGCCGCCATCATCTACACCTCCGGGTCGACAGGCGATCCCAAGGGCGTGATGCTGACGCACCGGAACATGCTCGCCGCGTCCACGTCGATCGCCTCCTACCTGGCGCTGCGCGAAGACGAGGTGATCCTCAACGTCCTGCCGCTAGCCTTCGATTACGGCCTGTACCAGATGATCATGGCGTTCCGCGCCGGTGCCCGGCTGGTGCTCGAACGCTCCTTCGCCTTCCCGCCCCAGGTCCTGACCCTGATCGCCAGCGAGAAGGTCACCGGCTTTCCCGGCGTGCCCACCATCTTTGCCGCGCTGTCGAGGCTCTCATCCCTTGGCGATCACGATCTCTCCAGCATTCGCTACGTCACCAACACGGCCGCCGCCCTGCCGCTGAAGCACATCCGGCTGCTCCAGGAGCTGTTTCCGCGCGCCCGGGTCTATTCGATGTACGGCCTGACCGAATGCAAACGTTGCACCTATCTGCCGCCGGAAGACCTCGACCGCAAACCGCTGAGCGTCGGCATCGCCATCCCGAACACGGAAATGTGGATCGTCGACGAGAACGACCAGCGCGTCGGCCCCGAGGTCGTCGGCCAGCTGGTGATCCGCGGCGCGACGGTGATGCGCGGCTATTGGGGCAAGCCGGAGGCGACCGCCCGGAAGCTCCGGCCCGGCCCGCTGCCCGGCGAGCTGGTGCTCTACACCGGCGATTACTGCCGGATGGACGCGGAGGGTTACCTCTATTTTGTCGGCCGCGGCGACGAGATCATCAAATCCCGCGGCGAGAAGGTCGCGCCAAAGGAGGTGGAGAACGCACTGATGGATATTCCAGGCGTCACGGAAGCCGCGGTCATCGGCGTTCCCGATGACCTTCTCGGCCAGGCGGTGAAGGCCTTTGTGGTGATCGAGCAAGGCCGGACCATCGGCGAGAAACAGATCCAGAAAGAGTGCCAGCGGCGGCTCGAAAGCTTCATGGTCCCGAAATATGTCGTCATCGCCGCCAGCCTGCCGCGGACCGATACCGGCAAGCTCAGCAAAAAGACCCTGTCATGA
- a CDS encoding acyl carrier protein has product MLATKAPDGIYREQIRDFLASNFYLPDADVLEDHTSLIDQGIIDSTGVLEVIGFIEETFGITVEDSELRPENLDSIQGIAHYVTRKKS; this is encoded by the coding sequence ATGTTAGCGACAAAGGCACCAGACGGCATCTACAGAGAGCAAATCCGGGATTTCCTGGCGTCGAACTTCTACTTGCCCGACGCCGATGTCCTGGAGGACCACACCTCGCTGATCGACCAGGGCATCATCGACTCGACGGGTGTGCTCGAGGTGATCGGCTTCATCGAGGAAACCTTCGGCATCACGGTCGAGGACAGCGAACTCCGGCCGGAGAACCTGGATTCGATCCAGGGCATCGCGCATTACGTCACCCGCAAGAAAAGCTGA
- a CDS encoding N5-glutamine methyltransferase family protein, translating to MSQEINVASHVASSGEIDVAGAYGKGRTLFMGVELLVAPGALVPRPETELLGATAVDVLRRMNRAEPRVVDMCCGAGNLACGIAHHIAGARVWASDLTDGCVEVARRNVAHHGLEDRVSVLQGDLFDALSGLALDGTIDVIVCNPPYISDKRLEGDRAHLLALEPREAFAAGPYGLSIHMRVVKDAPRYLRPGGVLVFEVGLGQDRQVAMLLERGKLYEGIGVVMNDAGEGRVVMARAKAPA from the coding sequence GTGAGCCAAGAAATCAACGTCGCGAGCCACGTCGCGAGCAGCGGCGAGATCGACGTCGCCGGCGCCTATGGCAAGGGCCGCACCCTGTTCATGGGCGTGGAACTGCTGGTTGCGCCCGGCGCGCTGGTTCCGCGGCCGGAGACCGAATTGCTCGGCGCGACCGCCGTCGATGTCCTGCGCCGGATGAACCGCGCCGAGCCACGCGTCGTCGACATGTGCTGCGGCGCCGGCAATCTGGCCTGCGGCATCGCGCATCATATTGCCGGCGCGCGCGTCTGGGCGAGCGATCTCACCGACGGCTGCGTCGAAGTCGCACGCCGCAACGTCGCCCATCATGGCCTCGAGGACCGCGTCTCGGTGCTGCAGGGCGACCTGTTCGACGCCCTTTCGGGCCTGGCGCTCGACGGCACGATCGACGTGATCGTCTGCAACCCGCCCTATATTTCGGACAAGCGGCTGGAGGGCGACCGCGCCCATTTGCTGGCGCTCGAGCCGCGCGAGGCCTTTGCCGCCGGCCCCTACGGCCTGAGCATTCACATGCGGGTGGTGAAAGACGCGCCGCGCTATCTGCGGCCAGGCGGCGTCCTCGTCTTCGAGGTCGGCCTCGGCCAGGACCGGCAGGTCGCCATGCTCCTGGAGCGCGGCAAGCTCTACGAGGGCATCGGCGTGGTCATGAACGACGCCGGCGAGGGCCGGGTCGTGATGGCGCGCGCCAAAGCGCCGGCATGA